A single region of the Erythrobacter sp. genome encodes:
- the bchL gene encoding ferredoxin:protochlorophyllide reductase (ATP-dependent) iron-sulfur ATP-binding protein, with protein sequence MNLHNPKSRFAPPDGEGSVQVQMDPRDEIKGAKVFAVYGKGGIGKSTTSSNLSAAFSKLGHRVLQIGCDPKHDSTFTLTKKLMPTVIDVLETVEFHSEELRPDDYMFEGYNGVMCVEAGGPPAGTGCGGYVVGQTVKLLKQHHLLEDTDVVIFDVLGDVVCGGFAAPLQHAERALVVAANDFDSIFAMNRIVAAIGAKSKNYDVRLAGVVANRSRETDEIDRFCDRIGMQRLAHFRDVDAIRRSRLKKCTLFEMGDDPEVVEAQNEYLRLAQMLWDGVEPQLASPMKDRDIFDFLGFE encoded by the coding sequence ATGAACCTTCACAACCCCAAATCCAGATTCGCCCCACCCGACGGGGAAGGTTCGGTCCAGGTCCAGATGGACCCGCGCGACGAGATCAAGGGCGCGAAGGTCTTCGCGGTCTACGGCAAGGGCGGGATCGGCAAGTCGACCACCTCCTCGAACCTGTCGGCGGCGTTTTCGAAGCTCGGCCACCGTGTGCTGCAGATCGGCTGCGATCCCAAGCACGACAGCACTTTCACTCTGACCAAGAAGCTGATGCCGACGGTCATCGACGTGCTCGAGACGGTCGAGTTCCACTCCGAGGAATTGCGCCCCGACGATTATATGTTCGAAGGCTATAACGGCGTCATGTGCGTCGAGGCGGGCGGCCCTCCGGCGGGTACCGGCTGCGGCGGTTACGTGGTCGGCCAGACGGTGAAACTGCTGAAGCAGCACCACCTGCTCGAGGACACGGACGTCGTCATCTTCGACGTGCTGGGCGACGTGGTGTGCGGCGGGTTTGCCGCTCCGCTTCAGCACGCCGAACGCGCGCTGGTCGTCGCGGCCAATGATTTCGACAGCATCTTCGCGATGAACCGGATCGTCGCCGCGATCGGCGCGAAATCCAAGAATTACGACGTGCGCCTCGCCGGCGTGGTCGCCAATCGCAGCCGCGAGACCGACGAGATCGACCGTTTCTGCGACCGGATCGGGATGCAGCGCCTGGCCCATTTCCGCGACGTCGATGCGATCCGCCGCTCGCGGCTCAAGAAATGCACGCTTTTCGAGATGGGCGACGACCCCGAAGTGGTCGAGGCCCAGAACGAATATCTCAGGCTCGCGCAGATGCTGTGGGACGGTGTCGAACCGCAGCTGGCGAGCCCGATGAAGGACCGCGACATCTTCGACTTCCTGGGATTTGAATGA
- the puhA gene encoding photosynthetic reaction center subunit H: protein MNNTYIVGTLDVAELAFLLFFVFFIALVVYLNRESRREGYPLEDEQTGRVDTWPLTQGEKKVFNLPHGRGVYIPEDVPRDDVNIPAVQAFHAAGAPWVPTGNPMKDGLGPAAYAKRADYPDLTHDGRPRIVPIGNSHELSISPNDPALVGWPVIAADKKVAGKVSDVWVDQSEHIIRYLEIETNAGDKVLAPMFVCVVQKKGFFDDKPEQVEISAITSEQFADVPRLDTPGQVTRYEEDKIMAYYGGGYMYATPERAEPWI from the coding sequence ATGAACAACACATATATCGTCGGGACACTCGACGTAGCCGAGCTGGCCTTCCTGCTCTTTTTCGTCTTCTTCATCGCCCTCGTGGTCTATCTCAACCGCGAGAGCCGTCGTGAGGGATACCCGCTCGAGGACGAGCAGACCGGCCGGGTCGACACCTGGCCGCTGACCCAGGGCGAGAAGAAGGTCTTCAACCTGCCGCACGGGCGCGGCGTGTATATCCCCGAGGATGTTCCGCGCGACGACGTCAACATCCCCGCGGTGCAGGCCTTCCACGCCGCCGGCGCCCCCTGGGTTCCGACCGGCAATCCGATGAAGGACGGCCTCGGCCCGGCGGCCTATGCCAAGCGCGCCGACTATCCCGATCTCACCCACGACGGTCGCCCGCGCATCGTGCCGATCGGCAACAGCCACGAACTCTCGATCTCGCCGAATGACCCGGCGCTGGTCGGCTGGCCCGTCATCGCCGCCGACAAGAAGGTCGCGGGCAAGGTGAGCGATGTCTGGGTCGACCAGTCCGAGCACATCATCCGCTATCTCGAGATCGAGACCAATGCGGGCGACAAGGTGCTCGCGCCGATGTTCGTTTGCGTCGTGCAGAAGAAGGGCTTCTTCGACGACAAGCCCGAACAGGTCGAGATTTCGGCGATCACGTCAGAGCAGTTCGCGGACGTCCCGCGGCTCGACACTCCCGGCCAGGTCACTCGCTACGAAGAGGACAAGATCATGGCCTATTATGGCGGCGGCTATATGTACGCGACGCCGGAAAGGGCGGAACCGTGGATCTGA
- the bchM gene encoding magnesium protoporphyrin IX methyltransferase, with amino-acid sequence MATRSPLPFEASPYAERREALANYFDSTARQAWIDLTSDTKVSGIRATVRAGRDEMRNTLLSWLPRDLRRTRILDAGCGTGALAIEAACRGAEVTGIDVAAGLVEVARERTPSFIGHGRIRWMAGDMLDPELGTFAHVVAMDSLIHYSPEDLVDALAQLAERCTGSILFTFAPRTKLLGAMHEIGKVFPKSDRSPAIVPVREAEVRERLARLSGWSIGRTKRVSSGFYTSQALELVRHG; translated from the coding sequence ATGGCTACCCGTTCCCCACTCCCCTTCGAAGCGAGCCCCTACGCCGAGCGGCGCGAGGCGCTTGCCAACTATTTCGACAGTACAGCGCGACAGGCGTGGATCGACCTCACCTCGGACACGAAGGTCAGCGGCATCCGCGCGACCGTGCGTGCGGGCCGCGACGAGATGAGGAACACGCTCCTGTCCTGGCTGCCGCGAGACCTCAGGCGCACGCGCATCCTCGACGCAGGCTGCGGCACGGGCGCGCTTGCGATCGAGGCGGCCTGCCGGGGCGCGGAAGTGACCGGCATCGACGTGGCCGCGGGGCTCGTCGAGGTCGCCCGCGAGCGCACGCCCTCCTTCATCGGCCACGGCCGTATCCGCTGGATGGCGGGCGATATGCTCGACCCCGAACTCGGCACCTTCGCCCATGTCGTCGCGATGGATTCGCTGATTCACTATTCTCCCGAAGACCTCGTCGACGCGCTCGCCCAGCTGGCCGAGCGTTGCACGGGCTCGATCCTGTTCACCTTCGCCCCGCGCACGAAGCTGCTCGGCGCGATGCACGAAATCGGCAAGGTCTTTCCCAAGAGCGACCGCTCGCCTGCCATCGTGCCCGTGCGCGAGGCCGAAGTGCGTGAACGGCTGGCGCGGCTTTCGGGCTGGTCGATCGGCCGCACGAAGCGCGTCTCGAGCGGTTTCTACACCTCGCAGGCACTGGAACTCGTGAGGCACGGATGA
- a CDS encoding BCD family MFS transporter has protein sequence MNQRPRLADTWTQVAVRYLPFADAASDDLPLGRLLRLSLFQVSVGMAMVLLNGTLNRVMIVEIGVPTWLVALLIAVPLLVAPFRALIGHKSDTHRSFLGWKRVPYIWAGTLAQFGGLAIMPFALLLLGKPEAFNLGMVAAAVAFLMTGAGFHITQTAGLALATDLAPEDKRPRAVALLYVMLLVGMMFAAFVIGGVLMDFTATKLVQVIQGCAVLTIILNLVALWKQEARDPKATAHDRETPLFRDLWNSFVRDGRNARLLTAIGIGAAGFAMQDALLEPYGGEILGLSVGSTTSLTGAWAFGSLIGFMLSGRALGLGGDPLRLAGIGLVTGVVAFLFVVFAAPFGAPLMLFIGAFGIGVGLGLFSVGTLMEAMSLAESATAGLALGAWGAVQATAAGAGIALGGALRDGVSALVMTGDVGEAIATRATGYTSVYLLEILLLLAGLAAIGPLVGRGRSTTLASRERSGQPFGLREFPT, from the coding sequence ATGAACCAACGCCCTCGCCTTGCCGATACCTGGACGCAGGTCGCCGTCCGCTATCTGCCTTTCGCGGATGCGGCGAGCGACGACCTGCCGCTCGGGCGGCTGTTGCGGCTCTCGCTGTTCCAGGTGAGCGTCGGCATGGCGATGGTGCTCTTGAACGGCACGCTCAACCGGGTGATGATCGTCGAGATCGGCGTGCCCACATGGCTGGTCGCGCTGCTGATCGCGGTGCCGCTGCTGGTCGCGCCGTTTCGCGCGCTGATCGGGCACAAGTCGGACACCCACCGCTCCTTCCTCGGCTGGAAGCGCGTGCCCTATATATGGGCCGGCACTCTCGCCCAGTTCGGCGGCCTCGCGATCATGCCCTTCGCCCTGCTGCTGCTCGGCAAGCCCGAGGCGTTCAACCTTGGCATGGTGGCCGCAGCCGTCGCCTTCCTGATGACGGGCGCAGGCTTCCACATCACTCAAACTGCGGGCCTCGCGCTCGCGACCGACCTTGCACCGGAGGATAAGCGTCCCCGCGCAGTCGCGCTGCTTTACGTCATGCTGCTCGTCGGCATGATGTTCGCCGCATTCGTCATCGGCGGGGTTCTGATGGATTTTACCGCGACCAAGCTGGTCCAGGTCATCCAGGGCTGCGCGGTGCTGACCATCATCCTCAACCTCGTCGCGCTCTGGAAGCAGGAAGCGCGCGATCCCAAGGCGACTGCGCACGACCGCGAGACGCCGCTGTTCCGCGATCTTTGGAATTCCTTCGTGCGCGACGGGCGCAATGCCCGCCTGCTGACCGCCATCGGCATCGGCGCGGCGGGTTTCGCCATGCAGGACGCGCTGCTCGAGCCTTATGGCGGGGAAATCCTCGGTCTTTCGGTCGGCTCGACCACCTCGCTCACCGGGGCGTGGGCGTTCGGCAGCCTCATCGGCTTCATGCTTTCGGGCCGCGCGCTCGGACTCGGCGGGGACCCGCTGCGGCTTGCCGGGATCGGGCTGGTCACCGGCGTGGTCGCGTTCCTGTTCGTGGTTTTCGCCGCCCCCTTCGGCGCGCCCTTGATGCTGTTCATCGGGGCCTTCGGAATCGGGGTCGGGCTCGGCCTGTTCTCGGTCGGCACGCTGATGGAGGCGATGAGCCTTGCCGAAAGCGCCACCGCGGGCCTCGCGCTCGGTGCATGGGGCGCGGTCCAGGCGACCGCAGCGGGCGCGGGTATCGCGCTCGGCGGTGCACTTCGTGACGGCGTCTCGGCGCTCGTCATGACCGGCGATGTGGGAGAGGCCATCGCCACGAGGGCGACCGGTTACACCTCGGTCTACCTCCTCGAAATCCTGCTGCTTCTGGCAGGCCTCGCCGCGATCGGGCCGCTTGTCGGCCGGGGTCGCTCAACCACCCTCGCTTCCAGGGAGCGCTCGGGCCAGCCGTTCGGCCTGCGCGAATTCCCGACATGA
- the puhB gene encoding photosynthetic complex putative assembly protein PuhB: MDLNTKKGLPAADPELHAKPRFDPPELENAGPTAHGDPMGTPAEDERILWKGRPDRAVLARTAFHTRSVAIYFAALVAISLAMGNYQSAAIIAGLCVAGLGVLNLLAWLSVRSTLYILTDTRLIMRIGMAIETRINIPLKQIAAANMKMRGKEHGDIAFELKGERLLGYLLLWPHVRPFRLARPEPMLRGIPEPEKVAKLLADARAAHGAIERNLTEIKEAGTPGARQVNGPAAHAKSGASLSGTKELSDKGLEGAPA; the protein is encoded by the coding sequence GTGGATCTGAATACGAAAAAGGGCCTGCCCGCGGCGGATCCGGAGCTGCACGCCAAGCCGCGCTTCGATCCGCCCGAGCTGGAAAATGCCGGGCCCACGGCGCACGGCGACCCGATGGGCACGCCGGCCGAGGACGAACGGATCCTGTGGAAGGGCCGGCCCGACAGGGCGGTCCTTGCCCGGACCGCGTTTCACACCCGCAGCGTCGCGATCTATTTCGCCGCCCTCGTCGCGATTTCGCTTGCGATGGGCAATTACCAGAGCGCCGCGATCATCGCGGGGCTGTGCGTTGCGGGGCTCGGCGTGCTCAATCTGCTCGCCTGGCTGAGCGTCCGCAGCACGCTCTACATCCTCACCGACACGCGGCTTATCATGCGTATCGGCATGGCGATCGAGACGCGGATCAACATCCCGCTCAAGCAGATCGCCGCGGCGAACATGAAGATGCGCGGCAAGGAGCACGGCGACATCGCCTTCGAGCTGAAGGGCGAAAGGCTGCTCGGCTACCTCCTGCTGTGGCCGCACGTGCGCCCGTTCCGCCTTGCCCGGCCCGAGCCGATGCTGCGCGGGATCCCCGAGCCCGAGAAAGTGGCGAAGCTGCTTGCCGATGCGCGCGCGGCACATGGCGCGATCGAGCGAAATTTGACCGAGATCAAGGAAGCCGGCACGCCCGGCGCTAGGCAAGTGAACGGCCCTGCCGCGCACGCGAAATCCGGCGCGTCCCTTTCGGGAACGAAGGAACTTTCGGACAAAGGCCTGGAAGGAGCCCCCGCATGA
- a CDS encoding magnesium chelatase subunit H, translated as MNSPVRVTIVTLDNHLKGAVDRAGEALCKDNIHLSLHAAADWERCPDQLAACKQAIAEADIVIVTMIFIDDQVRAILPDLEARRESCDAMVCLMSAGEIVRLTRMGAYRMDAPAKGPMALLKKLRGSGKKGASSGEGQMKVLRRLPKILKFIPGTAQDVRAYFLTLQYWLAGSDENVEQMVRALIDRYAAGERMARRGKTKAEAPLEYPEVGVYHPRTKQRISESLRLLPQGGGENGTVGLILLRSYLLGRDSHHYDGAIKAFEDAGLKVIPVFASGLDARPAIEKFFMDRDGKPTVDAIVNLTGFSLVGGPAYADAEAARKVLGDLDMPYVAAHAIEFQSIEEWRKGEQGLMPLEATLMVALPELDGAIVPSVFGGRAGEGGSFCSGCERQCPRPASEKLRPMQGCPERAEALAERTIKLIRNRRSQRAQRKVAVVLFNFPPNAGATGTAAFLSVYESLHATLTRMKAEGYTVDVPETVDDLRTAILEGNADLYGADANVAARIPADDHVRREKYLAEIEAAWGPAPGKQQSDGSHIQVLGAQFGNVFVGIQPAFGYEGDPMRLLFEGGFAPTHAFSAFYRWIREDFGAHSVLHFGTHGALEFMPGKQTGMSSSCWPERLIGDLPNFYLYAANNPSEGMLAKRRSAATLVSYMTPPLAQAGLYKGLSELKASVDRWRATGSADEEERAELEAIIAEQCDALDIECGAIETLTERLYELEEALIPHGLHVFGRNPEGSEREEMLDAMVEAAVMAEAGIDRGDLGKQLDSSDELGALIHALDGGYVPPAPGGDIVANPEVLPTGRNIHGFDPFLMPTRYACIQGAEQAERLIARHVESGQPFPESIAMVLWGTDNLKSEGTQIAQALTLMGARPRRDSYGRLAGAELIPIEELGRPRIDVVATLSGIFRDLLPMQTRMLAEAALLASQADEPIEQNFVRKHTLAQMEKLGCDMETAALRVFSNAEGAYGANVNQMIDGGAWTDPDELANAFEVNKGFAYGVKGAPVQQRELLQSVLADVDFTYQNLESVEVGINDVDQYVDGLGGVTRSVAKAKGSEAPVYILDATRGNTKVRTLAEQIDFEARTRTLNPKWFEGLLDHGYEGVRAIEGHVNATFGWSATTGQVAPWVYQKISETFVLDEEMRRRLSELNPKSSARVAGRLLEACDRNLWEPDEETLAALREASDELEDRLEGVFVAE; from the coding sequence ATGAATTCCCCGGTGCGCGTGACGATCGTGACGCTCGACAACCACCTCAAAGGCGCGGTCGACCGGGCGGGCGAGGCGCTGTGCAAGGACAATATCCACCTCTCGCTCCATGCCGCGGCCGATTGGGAGCGCTGCCCGGACCAGCTCGCCGCGTGCAAGCAGGCGATCGCCGAAGCCGACATCGTCATCGTCACGATGATCTTCATCGACGACCAGGTCCGCGCGATCCTGCCCGATCTCGAAGCGCGCCGGGAAAGCTGCGATGCGATGGTCTGCCTGATGTCGGCGGGCGAGATCGTACGGCTGACCCGCATGGGCGCCTATCGCATGGACGCGCCGGCCAAGGGGCCGATGGCGCTGCTCAAGAAGCTGCGCGGCTCGGGCAAGAAGGGCGCGAGTTCGGGCGAAGGGCAGATGAAAGTGCTGCGCCGCCTGCCCAAGATCCTCAAGTTCATCCCCGGCACCGCGCAGGACGTGCGGGCCTATTTCCTCACGCTGCAATACTGGCTCGCGGGTTCGGACGAGAATGTCGAGCAGATGGTCCGCGCCCTGATCGACCGCTACGCCGCGGGCGAGCGTATGGCGCGGCGAGGGAAAACGAAGGCCGAGGCGCCGCTCGAATATCCCGAAGTCGGCGTCTATCACCCGCGCACAAAGCAGCGCATTTCCGAAAGCCTGCGCCTTCTCCCACAGGGCGGCGGCGAGAATGGCACGGTCGGGCTGATCCTGCTGCGTTCCTACCTGCTGGGCCGCGACAGCCACCATTACGACGGCGCGATCAAGGCGTTCGAAGATGCCGGACTCAAGGTCATTCCGGTCTTCGCCAGCGGGCTCGACGCGCGCCCGGCGATCGAGAAATTCTTCATGGACCGGGACGGCAAGCCCACGGTCGATGCGATCGTCAACCTCACCGGCTTCTCGCTGGTCGGCGGCCCGGCCTATGCCGATGCCGAAGCCGCACGCAAGGTGCTGGGCGACCTCGATATGCCCTACGTCGCCGCCCACGCGATCGAATTCCAGTCGATCGAGGAATGGCGCAAGGGCGAACAGGGCCTGATGCCGCTGGAAGCGACGCTGATGGTCGCGCTGCCCGAACTCGACGGGGCGATCGTGCCGAGCGTCTTCGGCGGGCGCGCGGGCGAAGGCGGCTCTTTCTGCAGCGGGTGCGAGCGGCAGTGCCCGCGCCCGGCCTCCGAAAAGCTGCGCCCGATGCAGGGCTGCCCCGAACGCGCCGAGGCGCTGGCCGAGCGCACGATCAAGCTGATCCGCAACCGCCGTTCCCAGCGCGCGCAGCGCAAGGTGGCGGTGGTGCTGTTCAACTTCCCGCCCAATGCGGGCGCGACGGGCACGGCGGCCTTCCTGTCGGTCTACGAATCGCTCCATGCGACGCTCACCCGGATGAAAGCCGAGGGCTACACGGTCGATGTGCCGGAGACGGTCGACGACCTGCGGACCGCGATCCTCGAAGGCAATGCCGACCTTTACGGAGCCGATGCGAACGTCGCCGCGCGCATTCCCGCCGACGACCATGTGCGGCGCGAGAAATATCTCGCCGAGATCGAGGCGGCCTGGGGCCCCGCCCCCGGCAAGCAGCAGAGCGACGGCAGCCATATCCAGGTTCTCGGCGCCCAATTCGGCAATGTCTTCGTCGGCATCCAGCCCGCCTTCGGTTACGAGGGCGATCCGATGCGCCTGCTGTTCGAGGGCGGTTTTGCCCCGACCCACGCCTTCAGCGCTTTCTATCGCTGGATCCGTGAGGATTTCGGGGCGCACAGCGTGCTTCATTTCGGCACTCACGGCGCGCTCGAATTCATGCCCGGCAAGCAGACCGGAATGTCGAGTTCGTGCTGGCCGGAACGCCTGATCGGCGACCTGCCGAACTTCTATCTCTACGCCGCCAACAACCCGTCCGAAGGTATGCTGGCGAAGCGCCGCTCGGCCGCGACGCTGGTGAGCTACATGACCCCTCCGCTGGCGCAGGCCGGGCTTTACAAGGGTCTTTCCGAACTGAAAGCCAGCGTCGATCGCTGGCGCGCGACCGGCTCCGCCGACGAAGAGGAACGTGCGGAACTCGAAGCGATCATCGCCGAACAGTGCGATGCGCTCGACATCGAATGCGGCGCAATCGAGACGCTGACCGAGCGGCTCTACGAGCTCGAAGAGGCGCTGATCCCGCACGGGCTCCACGTCTTCGGTCGGAATCCGGAAGGCTCGGAACGCGAGGAAATGCTCGATGCAATGGTCGAGGCCGCCGTGATGGCCGAGGCCGGGATCGACCGCGGCGACCTTGGCAAGCAGCTCGATTCCTCGGACGAACTCGGCGCGCTCATCCACGCGCTCGACGGTGGCTATGTCCCGCCCGCGCCCGGCGGCGACATCGTCGCCAATCCCGAAGTGCTGCCGACGGGCCGCAACATCCACGGTTTCGACCCCTTCCTCATGCCGACGCGCTATGCCTGCATCCAGGGCGCGGAGCAGGCCGAGCGACTGATCGCGCGCCATGTCGAAAGCGGCCAGCCCTTCCCCGAAAGCATTGCGATGGTGCTGTGGGGGACCGACAATCTCAAGAGCGAAGGCACCCAGATCGCGCAGGCGCTGACCCTGATGGGCGCGCGTCCCCGCCGCGACAGTTATGGGCGGCTCGCGGGCGCGGAACTGATCCCGATCGAGGAATTGGGCCGTCCGCGCATCGACGTAGTCGCGACCCTTTCGGGCATCTTCCGTGATCTCCTCCCCATGCAGACCCGGATGCTCGCCGAGGCCGCCCTGCTGGCGAGCCAGGCCGACGAGCCGATCGAGCAGAACTTCGTGCGCAAGCACACGCTCGCGCAGATGGAAAAGCTCGGCTGCGATATGGAAACGGCGGCGCTGCGGGTCTTCTCGAACGCGGAAGGGGCATACGGCGCCAACGTCAACCAGATGATCGACGGCGGCGCCTGGACCGACCCGGACGAACTCGCCAACGCCTTCGAGGTGAACAAGGGCTTCGCCTATGGCGTGAAGGGCGCGCCGGTGCAGCAGCGCGAACTGCTACAAAGCGTGCTCGCCGATGTCGATTTCACCTACCAGAACCTCGAAAGCGTCGAGGTCGGGATCAACGACGTCGACCAGTATGTCGACGGATTGGGCGGCGTCACGCGGTCGGTTGCCAAGGCAAAGGGGTCCGAAGCCCCGGTCTACATTCTCGATGCGACGCGCGGGAACACCAAGGTCCGCACGCTCGCCGAACAGATCGATTTCGAGGCGCGCACCCGCACGCTCAATCCCAAGTGGTTCGAGGGCCTGCTCGACCACGGTTACGAGGGCGTGCGCGCGATCGAGGGCCATGTGAATGCCACTTTCGGCTGGTCCGCCACGACCGGCCAGGTCGCGCCCTGGGTCTACCAGAAAATCAGCGAGACCTTCGTCCTCGACGAAGAGATGCGCCGCCGTCTTTCCGAACTGAACCCGAAAAGCTCCGCGCGGGTCGCGGGTCGCCTGCTCGAAGCGTGCGACCGCAACCTGTGGGAGCCCGACGAGGAAACGCTCGCCGCCCTGCGTGAGGCGAGTGACGAGCTCGAGGACCGCCTCGAAGGCGTCTTCGTGGCCGAATGA